One Branchiostoma floridae strain S238N-H82 chromosome 15, Bfl_VNyyK, whole genome shotgun sequence DNA window includes the following coding sequences:
- the LOC118432343 gene encoding allene oxide synthase 1, chloroplastic-like codes for MGNAFGYLNWLKSNNQAFAPDRTEDFVEKNIGFPCHVVTGNKAVQSVFDIDLFKKEEFYFGQIEVRKDFTEGVCPSITSNGKIHERNKALMMDVIAGAYKEIPTSTANAVLSNIARWGRRPTKFESKLFAVSAGALLPTIFGKSAHFNAEGIELYITGSTELRPECLAALLEENDLIEGRPAMAYILEKMKTSERYHQLIDLGKSHGFGEAETTGQLLFTIMFNGVAGMAVNLVPSFARLDTISAEDREELREEALAALKKHGGLTHEALAEMPKIESFVLEVLRACPAPDFWSTIATRPTTVKYSTESGPQEVEIKAGERVYASSYWALRDPAVFDKPDNFMWRRFLGPEGKARREHHVTFHGRLIDTPAANNHMCPGKDVGLSVIKGSIAVLNTFFGWELEEPPVWTGTKAARLGQPDNEVNINSFWLQHPNDLKAVFPSYFDDIIDGLNKNPDDSDVAGIDVLVKTKTGKYRGSGTNSNVYIRLYDDKGHQSRELKLDVWWKNDFEKGQKGQYKLKDVKVAAPIVKIELFRDGCHPDDDWYCESVSVQLNPDNKGPTYDFPVNRWIRKNDHVWLSPGGCESSQDDVKPKDG; via the exons ATGGGTAACGCATTTGGATATCTGAACTGGCTGAAGAGCAACAATCAGGCGTTCGCACCTGATCGCACTGAAGACTTCGTGGAGAAAAACATCGGATTTCCGTGTCACGTAGTGACCGGGAACAAGGCCGTGCAGTCCGTATTTGACATCGATCTTTTCAAAAAGGAGGAATTTTATTTTGGCCAAATAGAAGTCCGGAAGGACTTTACGGAAGGGGTCTGTCCAAGCATCACGTCCAACGGTAAAATCCACGAGAGGAACAAGGCGCTTATGATGGACGTCATCGCTGGAGCTTACAAAGAGATCCCGACCTCAACAGCAAATGCCGTGCTGTCCAACATCGCCAGGTGGGGACGCAGACCGACCAAATTCGAATCAAAGTTGTTTGCAGTGTCAGCTGGAGCTCTCCTTCCCACCATCTTCGGGAAATCAGCACATTTCAATGCTGAGGGAATCGAGCTCTATATCACTGGTTCGACTGAATTAAGACCAGAATGCTTGGCAGCATTGTTGGAGGAAAATGACCTTATTGAGGGGCGTCCGGCAATGGCCTACATCCTCGAGAAAATGAAAACATCAGAGAG GTACCACCAGCTGATTGATCTTGGCAAATCTCATGGATTCGGGGAGGCAGAGACAACGGGGCAGCTGCTCTTTACAATAATGTTCAACGGTGTTGCCGGCATGGCAGTAAACCTGGTGCCGTCCTTCGCCCGCTTGGACACCATCAGCGCGGAAGACCGAGAGGAGCTACGGGAAGAGGCGCTTGCCGCCCTGAAGAAACATGGAGGCCTGACCCACGAGGCTCTGGCGGAGATGCCGAAAATAGAAAGCTTTGTGCTGGAAGTGCTGCGAGCTTGTCCAGCTCCGGACTTCTGGAGCACCATTGCTACACGTCCAACGACTGTCAAGTACTCAACAGAGAGTGGACCGCAGGAGGTTGAG ATAAAAGCAGGCGAACGTGTGTATGCAAGTTCCTACTGGGCACTGAGGGACCCTGCTGTCTTTGACAAGCCAGACAACTTCATGTGGCGTAGGTTTCTCGGCCCTGAGGGTAAAGCTCGCAGGGAACACCACGTCACATTTCACGGCCGGCTCATCGACACACCCGCGGCCAACAACCACATGTGCCCGGGTAAAGACGTCGGACTTTCGGTCATCAAAGGCAGCATCGCCGTTCTCAACACCTTCTTTGGATGGGAGCTCGAGGAGCCGCCAGTGTGGACCGGGACGAAGGCAGCTCGTTTGGGGCAGCCTGACAACGAAGTCAACATCAATTCATTCTGGTTGCAACACCCCAATGACTTGAAAGCGGTTTTTCCATCCTACTTTGATGACATCATTGAC GGACTGAATAAAAACCCGGACGACAGTGATGTTGCAGGAATTGACGTTCTCGTTAAAACGAAGACTGGGAAGTACCGTGGCTCTGGAACAAATTCAAACGTCTACATCCGCCTCTACGACGACAAAGGTCATCAGTCCCGTGAGCTGAAGTTGGATGTGTGGTGGAAAAACGACTTTGAAAAGGGACAGAAGGGACA GTACAAACTGAAGGATGTAAAAGTGGCTGCCCCAATTGTGAAGATAGAGCTGTTTCGGGATGGGTGCCACCCTGATGACGACTGGTACTGTGAGTCCGTCTCTGTCCAACTCAACCCCGACAACAAAGGACCTACATACGACTTCCCTGTGAACCGTTGGATCAGGAAAA ATGATCACGTGTGGCTGAGTCCCGGTGGATGTGAGTCTTCACAGGATGACGTGAAACCCAAAGATGGCTAG